A section of the Clostridium felsineum DSM 794 genome encodes:
- the infC gene encoding translation initiation factor IF-3, translated as MKIISKNKNFIVNGEIRQKEVRVIGDDGSQLGVIATSEALRLAEEKELDLVVMSPNAVPPVCRIMDFGKFVYEQTKKEKENKKNQKIVNIKEVRLSASIEEHDIQIKSNNARKFLTAGDKVKVTVRFRGRQADYAFKGRKILDNFVEKINDVAVVEKTAKLEGKNMIMILAPKKAQ; from the coding sequence GTGAAAATCATAAGTAAGAATAAAAATTTTATTGTAAATGGGGAAATAAGGCAAAAAGAAGTCAGAGTAATAGGTGATGATGGTTCTCAGCTTGGAGTTATTGCTACAAGCGAGGCACTTAGACTAGCAGAAGAAAAGGAACTTGATTTGGTTGTTATGTCACCTAATGCTGTTCCACCGGTTTGTAGGATAATGGACTTTGGTAAGTTTGTCTATGAGCAAACTAAGAAAGAAAAAGAAAATAAGAAAAATCAAAAGATTGTAAATATCAAAGAAGTAAGATTAAGTGCATCTATAGAAGAACATGATATACAAATTAAATCAAATAATGCACGTAAATTTTTAACAGCCGGAGATAAAGTTAAGGTTACAGTAAGATTTAGGGGAAGGCAAGCAGACTACGCATTTAAAGGTAGAAAGATACTTGACAATTTTGTTGAGAAAATAAATGATGTTGCCGTTGTTGAAAAGACAGCGAAATTAGAGGGTAAAAATATGATAATGATATTGGCACCTAAAAAAGCTCAATAG
- a CDS encoding DUF6873 family GME fold protein produces the protein MKAVIVDNRISELEKYNLKKLDLNIILTPICKDISSPISGHPDEVICKVSDKLMIIYKSSTSEFIASIKNLGINIIKSSNTLGNEYPNDVALNGVVLKDFFIHNIKYTDPSLYNNILDKTIINVKQGYTKCSTAVINDYALMTSDIGIANSASKFNLDVLLLPPGDIVLPGFEYGFIGGSCGLINKNTLAFYGNLEKYKFKNKVLNFLNKHNIKPIYLSDSKLIDRGSIITI, from the coding sequence TTGAAAGCTGTTATTGTGGACAATAGAATAAGCGAACTAGAAAAATATAATTTAAAAAAGTTAGATTTAAATATAATTTTAACTCCTATATGTAAAGATATTTCCTCTCCTATTTCTGGTCACCCTGATGAAGTTATTTGTAAAGTATCCGATAAACTCATGATTATATATAAAAGTTCTACTTCTGAATTTATTGCTTCTATTAAAAATTTGGGCATAAACATAATAAAATCATCTAATACTTTAGGAAATGAATATCCTAATGATGTAGCTTTAAATGGTGTAGTTCTTAAGGATTTTTTTATACATAATATTAAGTATACAGATCCATCCCTTTATAATAACATTCTAGATAAAACTATTATAAATGTTAAACAGGGTTATACTAAATGTTCAACTGCAGTAATAAACGACTATGCCTTAATGACAAGCGATATAGGAATTGCAAATTCCGCCTCAAAATTCAATTTAGACGTACTACTCCTACCTCCCGGCGATATTGTTCTTCCCGGCTTTGAATATGGTTTTATAGGTGGCAGCTGTGGTTTAATTAATAAAAACACATTAGCTTTTTACGGAAACTTAGAAAAATATAAATTTAAAAATAAAGTTTTAAATTTTTTAAATAAACATAATATAAAGCCTATATACCTTAGTGATAGTAAGCTTATTGATCGAGGAAGTATTATCACTATCTAG
- the thrS gene encoding threonine--tRNA ligase, whose translation MIKVTLKDGKVMEFNSTTTPGDIAKSISPGLYKKAISAKINGERAELMTNIDKDCTLEILTFDDEDGKWTLRHTASHILAQAIKRLYPEAKLAIGPAIDEGFYYDIDADFSFTEEMFPKIEKEMDKIIKENLKLEKFELPREKAIEYMEEKKEPYKVELIKDLPEDAVISFYKQGDFVDLCAGPHVESTAKVKVVKLMSVAGAYWRGNEKNKMLQRIYGTAFTKKADLEEYIHMLEEAKKRDHRKIGKELDLFTMHEEGPGFPFFHPKGMVIKNILLNYWRQVHNKAGYDEISTPVILNEQLWHQSGHWDHYKENMYFTKIDEQDYAIKPMNCPGSILVYKDNIHSYRELPIKLGEIGLVHRHEKSGALHGLMRVRCFNQDDAHIFMTKDQITEEILKVIKLIDSFYKVFGFDYYVELSTRPEDSMGSDEDWEAATNGLINALNAANLKYIVNEGDGAFYGPKIDFHLKDCIGRTWQCGTIQLDFQMPERFDINYVGADGEKHRPVMVHRVVFGSIERFIGILIEHYAGAFPTWLAPVQVKVMNITDSQVEYVDVISQKLRDAGIRVEKDVRNEKIGYKIREAQLKKIPYMIVIGDKEIKEGVISVRSRKEGDLGSMNVEDFIFRINAEVKQKINSL comes from the coding sequence ATGATTAAAGTAACACTTAAAGATGGAAAAGTTATGGAGTTTAACAGTACAACAACTCCAGGTGATATTGCAAAATCAATAAGTCCAGGACTTTATAAGAAAGCAATTTCCGCTAAAATCAATGGAGAAAGAGCAGAATTAATGACTAATATTGATAAAGATTGTACTCTTGAAATACTTACATTTGATGATGAGGATGGAAAATGGACATTAAGGCATACAGCTTCACATATATTAGCACAAGCAATTAAAAGACTTTATCCTGAAGCAAAATTAGCTATAGGACCTGCAATAGATGAAGGATTTTATTATGATATTGATGCAGATTTCTCATTTACAGAAGAAATGTTTCCTAAAATAGAGAAGGAAATGGATAAAATAATAAAAGAAAACTTGAAGCTTGAAAAATTTGAACTTCCAAGGGAAAAAGCTATAGAATATATGGAAGAAAAAAAAGAGCCTTACAAGGTAGAACTTATAAAAGATCTACCAGAAGATGCAGTAATTTCATTTTACAAACAAGGGGACTTCGTTGATTTATGTGCAGGACCCCATGTTGAATCTACTGCTAAGGTAAAAGTTGTAAAACTTATGTCAGTTGCAGGTGCATATTGGAGAGGAAATGAAAAGAATAAAATGCTTCAAAGAATATATGGAACTGCATTTACAAAAAAAGCAGATCTTGAGGAGTATATCCATATGCTTGAAGAAGCTAAGAAGAGAGATCATAGAAAAATTGGAAAAGAACTCGATCTATTTACTATGCATGAAGAAGGACCAGGATTTCCATTTTTTCACCCAAAGGGAATGGTAATAAAAAATATTTTATTAAATTATTGGAGACAGGTTCATAATAAAGCAGGATATGATGAAATAAGTACACCAGTAATATTAAATGAACAATTATGGCATCAATCAGGACATTGGGATCACTATAAAGAAAATATGTATTTTACTAAAATTGATGAGCAGGATTATGCTATAAAACCTATGAACTGTCCAGGATCAATTTTGGTATATAAAGATAACATACATTCTTATAGAGAACTTCCTATAAAGCTTGGGGAGATAGGACTTGTTCACAGACATGAAAAATCTGGAGCTCTTCATGGACTTATGAGAGTAAGATGTTTTAACCAAGATGATGCACATATATTTATGACTAAAGATCAAATAACTGAAGAAATACTAAAAGTAATAAAACTTATAGATTCGTTTTATAAAGTATTCGGATTTGACTATTATGTTGAATTATCTACAAGACCAGAAGATTCCATGGGAAGTGACGAAGATTGGGAAGCAGCTACAAATGGACTTATAAATGCACTTAATGCTGCAAATTTAAAGTATATAGTTAATGAAGGTGATGGAGCCTTCTACGGACCTAAAATAGATTTTCATCTTAAGGATTGTATAGGCAGAACATGGCAGTGTGGAACAATACAACTTGATTTTCAAATGCCTGAAAGATTTGATATTAACTATGTTGGTGCAGATGGAGAAAAACATAGACCAGTTATGGTTCATAGAGTTGTTTTTGGAAGTATAGAAAGATTTATAGGAATTTTAATAGAGCATTATGCAGGTGCTTTTCCAACTTGGCTTGCACCGGTGCAAGTTAAAGTTATGAACATAACAGATAGTCAAGTAGAATATGTTGATGTTATAAGCCAAAAATTAAGAGATGCAGGAATAAGAGTTGAAAAAGATGTTAGAAATGAAAAAATAGGATATAAGATAAGGGAAGCTCAGCTTAAAAAGATTCCTTATATGATAGTAATAGGAGATAAGGAAATAAAAGAGGGCGTGATTTCTGTAAGAAGCAGAAAAGAAGGAGATTTAGGCTCAATGAATGTTGAGGACTTCATATTTAGAATAAATGCTGAAGTTAAGCAGAAAATAAATTCACTTTAG
- a CDS encoding alpha/beta-type small acid-soluble spore protein, with the protein MSRRNNQTLVPEARGALDKFKMEAAKEVGVNLKEGYNGDLTSRENGSVGGQMVKKMIQEYESSLK; encoded by the coding sequence ATGTCAAGAAGAAATAACCAAACATTAGTACCAGAAGCAAGAGGAGCATTAGATAAGTTTAAGATGGAAGCTGCTAAAGAAGTAGGAGTAAACTTAAAAGAAGGCTACAACGGAGATCTTACTTCAAGAGAGAATGGATCTGTAGGCGGACAAATGGTTAAAAAAATGATCCAAGAATATGAAAGCAGTCTTAAATAG
- a CDS encoding glycosyltransferase family 39 protein, translated as MLALVIATFSITQLIIAYGLQTTSPNWDSGVVFSDVIAFMDKGKIVNSQYYVLYPNNLGLLSVLILYFKFLKVFGVVHSLYAASILNVVVMNISVLLIYLICEKVIGIEGAITSLFFSFIFVILSCWVTTPYTDILGMIYPLLILYLYLKSKEIKRNKVKLPVYILIGIVAMFAYKMKPTSLFVMIAIIMVLIITNIKHPKKFALKCALMLLGLIFSLNVFNYSLDNSGILNHKLKYVYEHSTPPTYFLMIGMQKQYIKDRGALYGAVDAADARLNNKSQTKENRIKQNIPEIKKRLREFGFKEYLKFLSNKASWIFGDGTFYAYGEGDYKESKLVHKDRISKNIQNVMYPNSDKYIYFAHFLEGAWIVLIFFIVFPLFLKEKYKDKEELSILRITILGVFIFLLFFEGRSRYLYNNIGIFIITSVYGYNLCKEKVLAIIKKS; from the coding sequence ATGTTAGCTTTAGTTATAGCTACTTTTTCAATAACACAATTAATTATTGCTTATGGACTCCAGACCACTTCTCCTAATTGGGATTCTGGTGTGGTGTTTAGTGATGTTATCGCCTTTATGGACAAAGGTAAAATTGTCAATTCACAGTACTATGTATTATATCCTAATAATTTAGGTTTACTTAGTGTTTTGATTTTATACTTTAAATTTTTGAAGGTTTTTGGTGTAGTACATTCTTTGTATGCAGCATCAATATTAAATGTTGTTGTAATGAATATATCAGTACTTTTAATATATTTAATTTGTGAAAAGGTAATTGGTATTGAAGGTGCAATTACATCTCTATTCTTTTCGTTTATTTTTGTAATATTGTCTTGTTGGGTTACTACTCCGTATACGGATATATTAGGAATGATTTATCCGCTGCTTATATTATATTTGTATTTGAAGTCAAAAGAAATCAAAAGAAATAAAGTTAAGCTACCGGTGTATATATTAATAGGTATTGTAGCTATGTTTGCTTATAAGATGAAGCCAACAAGTCTATTTGTAATGATAGCAATTATTATGGTGCTAATAATAACAAATATAAAACATCCTAAAAAATTTGCATTAAAGTGTGCTCTTATGCTATTAGGATTAATCTTTAGCCTAAATGTATTTAATTATAGTTTGGATAATTCAGGGATACTAAATCATAAATTAAAATATGTATATGAACACAGTACACCACCAACTTACTTTCTTATGATAGGTATGCAAAAGCAGTATATAAAAGATAGAGGAGCACTGTATGGTGCAGTGGATGCTGCGGATGCAAGATTAAATAATAAGAGTCAAACTAAGGAAAATAGAATAAAGCAAAATATTCCTGAAATAAAAAAACGTCTTAGAGAGTTTGGTTTTAAAGAATATTTAAAGTTTTTATCCAATAAAGCAAGCTGGATTTTTGGAGATGGAACATTTTATGCTTATGGTGAGGGTGATTACAAGGAATCTAAGTTAGTGCATAAGGATAGAATTAGTAAAAATATTCAAAACGTTATGTATCCTAATTCAGATAAATATATATACTTTGCACATTTCCTAGAGGGAGCATGGATTGTTCTAATATTTTTTATTGTATTTCCATTATTTTTAAAAGAAAAGTATAAGGATAAAGAAGAACTATCTATTTTGCGAATAACTATTTTGGGTGTGTTTATTTTCTTGCTTTTCTTTGAGGGAAGGTCTAGGTATCTATATAATAATATTGGTATTTTTATTATTACATCGGTGTATGGATATAATT
- a CDS encoding TrmH family RNA methyltransferase: MNELNTTITSKGNSIIKEVKRLKEKKYRDLNKKFIVEGLRFVKEALESDFDVEYLFVSEKSYDKFILNDIGEDIKKNVEVIKVSESILNQICSTETPQGIAAVVKYSKVLSKITKGFYMLVDKIQDPGNMGTIIRTANAAGALGIIITKGTVDIYNNKTLRATMGSIFKLPVIFEDEKLSQIARLKENGFKLIASTPNTNNNFYNVELNEKIIIAVGNEGNGLSDEVINISDIKAKIPMPGDVESLNAGIAAAVMMFEYVRKHHV, encoded by the coding sequence ATGAACGAATTGAATACAACAATAACAAGTAAGGGAAACTCTATTATAAAAGAAGTTAAAAGATTAAAAGAAAAAAAGTATAGAGATTTGAACAAAAAATTTATTGTGGAGGGATTAAGATTCGTTAAAGAAGCTTTAGAATCTGATTTTGACGTAGAATATTTGTTTGTTTCTGAAAAAAGCTATGATAAGTTTATTTTAAATGATATAGGTGAAGATATAAAGAAAAACGTGGAAGTTATAAAAGTTTCAGAAAGTATTTTAAATCAAATTTGTAGTACGGAAACACCTCAAGGAATAGCTGCGGTTGTGAAGTACAGTAAAGTTTTAAGTAAGATTACAAAAGGATTCTATATGCTTGTAGATAAAATTCAGGATCCTGGAAATATGGGCACTATAATAAGAACTGCAAATGCCGCAGGAGCCTTAGGAATTATAATAACTAAAGGTACTGTGGATATATATAATAATAAGACTCTTAGAGCTACCATGGGATCAATTTTTAAATTGCCTGTAATATTTGAAGATGAAAAACTATCACAAATAGCAAGATTAAAAGAAAATGGATTTAAGCTTATAGCAAGTACTCCTAATACAAATAATAATTTTTACAATGTAGAGTTAAATGAAAAAATTATTATTGCAGTCGGTAATGAAGGAAATGGATTGAGTGATGAGGTTATAAATATCAGCGATATTAAAGCTAAAATTCCTATGCCAGGAGATGTAGAATCTCTTAATGCTGGTATAGCTGCCGCTGTTATGATGTTTGAATATGTTAGAAAACATCATGTATAA
- the hslO gene encoding Hsp33 family molecular chaperone HslO has translation MMDKLVKATAKNGDVRIIAAITTDMVNEGVKTHKCAPTAAAALGRMLTAGALMGAQLKSDKDSITLKINGGGIAKSVTVTSYSDAHVKGYIANPNADLPVNSKGKLDVGGIIGKNGSLLVIRDMGLKEPYVGQVPIYTGEIGDDIAYYYVNSEQTPSAVGLGVLVDKDLSIKASGGFIIQMMPGADDLVADLITYRLEEIPSITDLIVKGMSIEDILEFIFEDMDLKILDEGIVPKYRCDCSRDRVEKALISIGMKDLKEIYDEGKQEEIVCNFCNKKYIFSNKEIGSLIEKLENNK, from the coding sequence ATTATGGATAAATTAGTGAAAGCAACTGCTAAAAATGGAGATGTTAGAATAATTGCAGCTATAACAACAGATATGGTTAATGAGGGGGTCAAAACTCATAAATGTGCACCTACAGCGGCGGCTGCACTTGGTAGGATGCTTACAGCAGGAGCTCTTATGGGTGCTCAACTTAAATCAGATAAGGATAGTATCACGCTTAAAATAAATGGCGGGGGAATAGCTAAAAGTGTTACAGTAACATCATATAGTGATGCACATGTAAAAGGATATATAGCAAATCCTAATGCTGATTTACCTGTTAATAGCAAAGGTAAGCTGGATGTTGGAGGTATTATCGGAAAGAATGGTAGTTTGCTTGTAATAAGGGATATGGGATTAAAAGAACCATATGTAGGTCAAGTTCCTATATATACTGGTGAGATAGGTGATGATATTGCCTACTATTATGTTAATTCTGAGCAAACGCCATCTGCAGTTGGACTTGGTGTTCTTGTAGATAAGGATTTATCGATAAAAGCATCAGGCGGTTTTATAATACAGATGATGCCAGGAGCAGACGATTTAGTAGCTGATCTTATAACATATAGATTAGAAGAAATACCTTCAATAACTGATCTTATAGTAAAAGGTATGTCAATAGAAGATATATTAGAATTTATTTTTGAAGATATGGATTTAAAAATACTTGATGAGGGTATAGTCCCTAAATATAGATGTGATTGTTCAAGAGATAGAGTCGAAAAAGCACTTATAAGTATTGGAATGAAGGATTTGAAAGAGATATATGATGAAGGAAAACAAGAAGAAATAGTGTGTAATTTTTGTAATAAAAAATATATATTCTCTAACAAGGAGATTGGAAGTTTAATAGAAAAGCTGGAAAATAACAAATAA
- the rplT gene encoding 50S ribosomal protein L20 yields the protein MARVKRAVNARKNHRKVLKLAKGYYGGKSKLFKTANESVIRALRNAYVGRRLRKRDFRKLWIARINAASRINGLSYSKFINGIKLAGIDMNRKMLSEIAINDPKAFSELVEVAKKQINA from the coding sequence ATGGCTAGAGTAAAAAGAGCAGTAAATGCACGTAAAAATCATAGAAAGGTTTTAAAACTTGCTAAAGGTTATTATGGTGGAAAAAGTAAGTTATTTAAAACAGCAAATGAATCAGTAATAAGAGCACTTAGAAATGCTTATGTTGGAAGAAGATTAAGAAAAAGAGATTTTAGAAAACTTTGGATAGCAAGAATAAATGCTGCATCAAGAATAAATGGTCTTTCATATTCTAAATTTATCAATGGAATAAAATTAGCAGGAATTGATATGAATAGAAAGATGCTTTCAGAAATCGCTATAAATGATCCTAAAGCATTTTCTGAATTAGTTGAAGTAGCTAAAAAACAAATTAACGCATAG
- a CDS encoding Ig-like domain-containing protein: protein MFCIFLGFNTNIFADTTTTVPDVTYQSQIQNIGWQDVKSSGDTSGTIGQSLRVETFRINLINAPAGAKIKYSAHVQNIGWMDFVYSPNMAGTVNQSLRLEAFKISLENMPGYSVEYKAHVQNIGWQDWVKDGAVAGTTGQDLRVEAIQIKLVKLSNVSSVSLNKSNDTLTAGNTDTLKAAVNPTDAYVTSTNWTSSNTSVATVDNTGKVTAVNAGTATITTTVNGSVTASCNVTVTSPVNVTSVSLNKTTDSLNVGASDTLTANILPDTASKKDVSWTSSNTSIATVDTTGKITGISAGTATITATTADGNKTATCNVTVKSTQADGISVSYQANVKGQGWQNPVSDSEIAGTIDKALPTNGFKIQLLNAPSGARIKYQTQVQYLGWQPLVYDGTESGSGGQDLNVEAIKIYLENMPGYTVEYQAQVQNIGWQNWVSNGAIAGTVGPGLRLEALRIRIVKDIHVQYQAHIENIGWKDAVTDGTIVSTNAKPLAFQALKVNLENAPAGAKVQCTAHVQNIGWMNPVYDGDVVGTTGQSLRLEALKLKLINAPGYRIKYQVDVQGIGWMNWVSDDQIAGTVGLNLRIQGIRIKVYADDGVQTVPSVQPSSTSLNTINYKASEYLRYSSNIQSTNQTAIQLHGGINENNCVYFSSTALRAVGYSVPLSMCNTGQYTNFLLSKGWTKQTNKDLLTPGSVCFTVNDGLDYPTHTYMFLDWVNPDDHTMAYIADNQGNDVHIRSLLDAPGVDAFAYFLHQ, encoded by the coding sequence TTGTTTTGTATTTTCTTAGGATTTAATACAAACATTTTTGCCGACACTACAACTACAGTTCCTGATGTTACATATCAATCACAGATTCAGAACATAGGGTGGCAGGATGTTAAGAGTTCAGGTGATACCTCAGGGACAATTGGACAAAGCCTACGAGTAGAGACATTTAGAATCAATCTTATTAATGCCCCAGCTGGAGCAAAAATCAAATATAGTGCTCATGTTCAAAACATCGGTTGGATGGATTTTGTTTATAGTCCTAATATGGCTGGAACAGTTAATCAAAGTCTAAGACTTGAAGCTTTTAAAATTTCATTAGAAAACATGCCTGGATATTCCGTTGAATATAAAGCTCATGTTCAAAACATCGGTTGGCAGGACTGGGTTAAGGACGGTGCAGTTGCCGGAACTACTGGTCAAGATTTAAGAGTTGAAGCTATACAAATAAAGCTTGTGAAGTTATCAAACGTTAGCTCTGTATCTCTTAATAAATCTAATGATACTTTAACCGCAGGAAATACTGATACGCTAAAGGCAGCTGTAAATCCAACAGATGCATATGTAACATCTACAAATTGGACATCTTCAAACACTTCTGTTGCCACAGTAGATAATACTGGAAAAGTAACCGCAGTAAATGCTGGAACTGCTACTATAACTACTACAGTTAACGGAAGTGTAACCGCTTCATGTAACGTTACAGTTACAAGTCCAGTTAATGTTACAAGCGTAAGCCTAAACAAAACCACTGATTCTCTAAATGTAGGAGCTTCAGATACTTTAACAGCAAATATATTACCTGACACTGCAAGTAAAAAAGATGTTTCTTGGACATCTTCTAATACTTCAATAGCAACAGTAGACACTACTGGGAAAATAACTGGTATAAGTGCTGGAACTGCCACTATAACTGCCACTACAGCTGATGGAAATAAAACAGCAACTTGTAATGTAACAGTTAAAAGCACTCAAGCTGATGGAATATCCGTTTCTTATCAAGCTAATGTTAAAGGTCAAGGTTGGCAAAACCCTGTAAGCGATTCTGAAATTGCTGGTACTATAGATAAAGCGTTACCAACAAACGGTTTTAAAATCCAATTGCTTAATGCTCCATCAGGAGCTAGGATAAAGTATCAGACTCAAGTTCAATACTTAGGCTGGCAGCCTCTTGTATATGATGGAACTGAATCTGGGTCTGGTGGACAAGATTTAAATGTTGAAGCAATAAAAATTTATCTTGAAAACATGCCTGGCTACACTGTGGAATACCAAGCTCAAGTTCAAAATATTGGTTGGCAAAATTGGGTTAGTAATGGTGCTATTGCCGGTACTGTTGGTCCAGGTCTAAGACTTGAGGCTTTAAGAATTAGAATTGTAAAGGATATTCACGTTCAATACCAAGCACATATTGAAAATATAGGTTGGAAAGATGCTGTTACAGATGGAACTATAGTGAGTACAAATGCAAAACCTCTTGCATTTCAAGCATTAAAGGTAAATCTTGAAAATGCACCTGCTGGTGCTAAGGTTCAATGTACAGCACATGTTCAAAATATAGGTTGGATGAATCCTGTTTATGATGGTGATGTTGTTGGTACTACAGGACAATCACTTAGACTAGAAGCATTAAAACTTAAACTTATTAATGCTCCTGGATACAGAATAAAATACCAAGTAGATGTACAAGGTATTGGATGGATGAACTGGGTTAGTGATGATCAGATTGCCGGTACTGTTGGTTTAAATCTTAGAATACAAGGAATACGAATAAAAGTATATGCTGATGATGGAGTTCAAACTGTTCCATCTGTTCAGCCTTCTTCTACAAGTTTAAACACAATAAACTACAAGGCTTCTGAATACTTACGTTATTCTTCTAATATACAAAGTACGAACCAAACTGCTATACAATTGCATGGAGGAATTAACGAGAATAACTGTGTTTACTTCTCAAGTACAGCTCTTAGAGCCGTAGGATATAGTGTTCCTCTTTCAATGTGTAATACAGGTCAGTACACTAACTTCTTACTTTCAAAAGGATGGACAAAACAAACAAACAAAGATTTGTTAACTCCTGGAAGTGTATGCTTCACTGTAAATGATGGTCTAGATTATCCAACTCATACTTATATGTTTTTAGATTGGGTTAATCCTGATGATCACACTATGGCATACATTGCTGATAATCAAGGAAATGATGTTCATATAAGGAGCTTACTTGATGCTCCTGGTGTAGACGCTTTTGCGTACTTCCTTCATCAGTAA
- the rpmI gene encoding 50S ribosomal protein L35, whose product MPKMKTKKSAAKRFKATGTGKLKRGKAFRSHILTKKSTKTKRNLRKGGYVSETQEKTMKTLLPYL is encoded by the coding sequence ATGCCAAAAATGAAAACAAAGAAATCAGCTGCTAAAAGATTTAAAGCTACTGGAACTGGAAAGTTAAAAAGAGGTAAAGCTTTTAGAAGCCATATACTTACTAAGAAGAGTACAAAGACTAAAAGAAACCTTAGAAAAGGTGGATACGTTTCAGAGACACAAGAAAAAACAATGAAAACATTGTTACCATACCTATAA
- the ytxC gene encoding putative sporulation protein YtxC: MLIKTIVVKDKINYVISSIEEIKESLHKDNINIGICESMEEDTHFIKVMCNNYEYDHSVKIKFNRYFAKVLYDIMAIDFCMMSLNDILEESYFFLDIDEMSEIREVCVGEILKDNNINDEEIFYINKKNKILEKINECLEEYDEVNITGFVRFRMKFIEANLKIIIDKVIERYMIEKEYDEFVKLLKYFVDMQESKIEIVNIYVLETGEYKLTDVKGEDITDKVMNEFSGAKSKKGINEDDILISGLITACPQKIIIYDADKFQNKEILNTIENVFENKVIFCSEITMGRT; this comes from the coding sequence ATGCTTATTAAAACTATAGTTGTTAAGGATAAGATTAATTATGTTATAAGTAGTATTGAAGAAATAAAGGAAAGTTTACACAAAGACAATATAAATATTGGAATATGTGAAAGTATGGAAGAAGACACTCATTTTATAAAAGTTATGTGTAACAATTACGAATATGATCATAGTGTTAAAATCAAATTTAATAGGTATTTTGCTAAAGTACTATATGATATAATGGCTATAGATTTTTGTATGATGAGTCTTAACGATATATTAGAAGAGTCTTATTTCTTTTTAGATATAGATGAAATGAGTGAGATACGGGAAGTGTGTGTTGGTGAGATTTTAAAAGATAATAATATAAATGATGAAGAGATATTTTATATAAATAAGAAGAATAAAATTTTGGAAAAGATAAATGAATGTCTTGAGGAATATGATGAAGTAAATATAACTGGTTTTGTTAGGTTTAGAATGAAATTTATAGAAGCAAATTTAAAAATAATAATAGACAAAGTTATAGAAAGGTATATGATTGAAAAAGAATATGATGAATTTGTAAAGTTATTGAAATATTTTGTGGATATGCAAGAAAGTAAAATTGAAATTGTAAATATTTATGTATTAGAAACTGGTGAATATAAACTTACAGATGTCAAGGGAGAAGATATAACAGATAAGGTTATGAATGAATTTTCAGGGGCTAAATCTAAAAAAGGAATAAATGAAGATGATATACTTATAAGTGGGCTTATAACAGCATGTCCTCAAAAAATAATTATTTATGATGCTGATAAATTTCAAAATAAAGAAATTTTAAATACTATAGAGAATGTTTTTGAAAATAAAGTGATATTTTGTAGTGAAATTACTATGGGAAGAACTTAA